The following is a genomic window from Rhodomicrobium lacus.
CGTCATCTCGAAACCCGAAATGCCTTTCAGGACGGGACAGACTGTAACGGTAAACGGCGGCCCGTTCGACGGCTTGGTGGGTCGGATCCTCGAATTTCGGGAACGTGATCGCATCCTCTTGCTTCTCGATCTGCTCAATCAGCAAACCAAAGTACAAATCGAGGCCAGGATGCTGCGTTCGACGTAAAAGAAACGCCGTCGTCAAAGCGCGCACGGATTTCTGGAGCAAGAACCAGGCATTAGCGCGAGTGGCTGCCGGTGAAAACATTCCATACTGCCCGCTTCCGGTCTTCCGCCCGCCGACCGAGACGACGAAATCCTGGGTTTCTTTAGGGACTTTTGGCTTCGGCAACTTCGAGCGTCGCCCCCGTCGGAGCCGCAATGTTCCGAATGAGAAGACATCCGCTCAACTGACCGTAATTTTACACCGCTCCTCGACCTGAGCGAGCCGTCAACTGACGGCAGCCGGTGAGCGCGCCGACGTCACCCTCACTATGGCCCATCGCAGTCGTGCAGCGCCCGATCTGCGGCAAGACGCTGCAGGCGCGCCCTACCCCTTCAGCGCCGCCGCGAACGCAGCGAGAAGCCGCATGTTCGTTGCCTCGTTCGCCGCCGCTACGGCCTCTGGCCCAAGTGCGACGCGAGGATGATCGATGATGCTCTCGCCCCATTTCCGAATGAAAGGCCACACGCCGCCCGCGTATGAGGGGGCGCTGTAATCGCCAACCACATCCGCGCCGACGATGGTGTGGCGCCCCGCAACGGCGTGGATGAGCGCGATCACGTCGCCGAGCGACAGCCTGCCCTGATCCCAGTTCGTCACCGCGTCAGGGGATGCGAGCACGTCCTTGTCGAGCGTGATGTAGACGTCCGCCGTTTCGATGCGCGACAGAAGAAGCTCGACGAAAGCAGCCACCCCGATGTCGGCGATCGACGTCCAATGGATAAGGCCGCCTTCCTGCCGATGGCTCGCGCCCGCGCCATAATCGCTACTCACCTTCGACGGCGGTTGCGCGAACGGGAAAAGCTCAAGCCGACCCTCCTTCAACGCGGTCAGATTGCCGCCCTTCCATTCCGGGTGTTGAAGATCCTTGCTGCAAACGCCGACGGTGATGATTTTCGCCACGTTGGGGGTGGCAAGCGCGCGGTTCACCCACGAACCGCAATGCATCCCGCTCGAACAGCGCACCCAGTCGGGATGATTGTCCAGATGCACGATTGTGAAGGGGCGCGACGCATCCGCCGCCGCCCGCGCGATCAGCATGGCGCTGACGTGATGAAAATCACCCGAACCGAGGAATGCGAGAACCGGGCCCCCATCGCCATGACGATGCGCGCTCTCACCGAGCTTCGCTTCAAGCCTTGCGAGGTCCGCGTCGTAACCCCAAAGCCGCACGCGGGGGCCATCCGCCAAAGCGTCCACCGAAACCGCCGCGCGTTCCGCACACGCGTCAAGGAAGGCACGCTGGCCCGAGAAGGCGTTATCGAGATGAACAAGTTCCAGCCGCATTCCGAACCGCTTCTCCCTTTCGGCTCAACACCGCCGCCCATAAGCGACGACGCGCGCCGCCCGCCCCGTCGCCGCCCCTTGGAGCCTCGCCCCTTGCGCGCATGAGCCAATCGCAACCGAAGCCCGTTTGCGCAATCAATGCTTTACCCCGGCTGGCGGCGCTTGCAAGGCGTCATCCCGCAAAAATGGGCGGACTCGCCGCGCCATGAGCGATTGTCGCCCCGGAAACGTACCGCCGCGCCGAAAGCTTTCGATGCAGACCGCCAGCCCCGGGAAATCCAGAGTTTGCACAAAGACACACCAGCGACTATATTATGCGCTAACCCTTCGATTGCGGGTTCCCCCACACAATCGGAAATTGAATGCCCAGGAAGCGGAGAGGGCTCGCGCTTCCAGGACCGGAGGAAA
Proteins encoded in this region:
- a CDS encoding arginase family protein — its product is MRLELVHLDNAFSGQRAFLDACAERAAVSVDALADGPRVRLWGYDADLARLEAKLGESAHRHGDGGPVLAFLGSGDFHHVSAMLIARAAADASRPFTIVHLDNHPDWVRCSSGMHCGSWVNRALATPNVAKIITVGVCSKDLQHPEWKGGNLTALKEGRLELFPFAQPPSKVSSDYGAGASHRQEGGLIHWTSIADIGVAAFVELLLSRIETADVYITLDKDVLASPDAVTNWDQGRLSLGDVIALIHAVAGRHTIVGADVVGDYSAPSYAGGVWPFIRKWGESIIDHPRVALGPEAVAAANEATNMRLLAAFAAALKG